CAGTGCATAGGATACGACTAATCGTTCCCAGCGCAGTCACCCACATGGCGAAAGTGCAAAACCCCCAACTGCCACCAAaactctcttcctcatcaaCGGAGTGAAGTAGATGCATGACTGCACCCTATTTGCGCACGGTTGAGTGGGGGGATGACGGGGGAGGGAacggaggaaaggaggaaggaaagcgaaaaTTTTACAGAAGAGGAGCTCACGCAAAGATctacgaagaggagggaaaggagtggcagaaaaggaggcgaTGGGTCCGATGCGCgacgccccccccttctccctccgtctcgcttcccacgcacgcagagatCGAGCGGGCGttcacacccgcacacgcacagcgggCGACACAAGACAACGTTATGAacgggaaagagaaacagaatGAAGATGAAAGTGAGCGagcgaaaacaaaacaaaatgcacaagagaaggtgaggaaagaagaacacATAAGTAAAAGCCCAACTGGATTTTATTTTCACACGAAACAAGCCTGGATACCATCGCCATGAGCACAGGGGAACGTCATTTGATGGAGGGGGGTAGAAGACTACCATCGTGGCTGCCGCAGttagagagagggagaggggaaaaacgAGAAGAGTTAGTCCTGGGGAACGCCTCATAACAGCGACAATGATAGTAGTCAAGTGACCAAGAAGTAGAGGTGCACCAAAGGGGAGCAGCGTCGGGGGACTGACCTGCTATAGATCGCCATCCCTATCCGCTCCAGTCGTCTCGCTCGCATCGGTGGCGTCCGtcggcttctcctcctccgtcgctgtGTCGGAGACGGTGTACTCGGCGTCGCTCGtcggcttctcctcctccgtctctgtGTCGAAGACGGTGTACTCGTCGTCgtccggcggcagcagcgagtcgTCCGCGTTCAggtcgacgctgctgcggagcagACGGTTAATGCGCTTCGCATAGGCTGCCACGTCCGCTACCGGGAACTCGGCCTGCAAGTTCGCCGTATCGTACAGCACCCACGCAATGTCTGTCGCcacctcgtcatcctcgttCACGGTGAAGCGCCTGAACATCTCGTCCACCAGAGGGTGGCGGTAGTTCACCTCCAACACACGCTCGGCAGTCACCTTCTGGTCTGCGAGGGACATAGACTGGCCGCGCATTATGCTGGCCAGGCGTGCTGTGATTTGATTATCACCGGAGGACACGATGAACGCCTCATTTGTCATGCGCCTCGTCAAGATAACCTTGCGCACCTCCGAGTACCCGAAGATCCCGCGTAGATGCGTAAATAGGGAATTGTACTTCTCCCTCCGCTTCTTGTCCACCACTCGCTGCCGCGAGTCGCTCTCCTCGAacgccaccccctccttcgcGAGGTTAATGAGTTTATTGCCGGCAAAGTCGGTCAAATGCGATACAGCGTACTCGTCGATGGGGTCCGTCATGAAGATCACCTCAAAGCCGTGGTTGAGGGCGTCCTCCAGCATTGGAGACTTCTTAATCCGGTCCACCGAGTCGCCGGAGAGGTAGTAGATGCCTTTCTGTCCCTTCTTCATGCGGTCCACGTAGGTCTGAAGGCTGATGTACTCCGTTTCACTTGCACTGGACTTGTAGCGGAACAGTTTCATGAGGCGATTGCGGTTGTTGCTGTCAGTTATGGCGCCAAGACGCAGATGCTTGCCAAACAAGTCCCAGAACTTGGCGTAGGTCGGTTTCTTGAGGTGAGTGTGCCCAGACGGAGCCGGGTCCTCCGCGTGATCCTTGTTCGCGATCTCCACGTCCTGTGCCGCAATGTTGGCAAACATGTTCAGCGCCTTGCGCACAAGCTTCTTCTTGATCACGCGCAAGATACGgctctcctgcagcacctcacgCGATACGTTCAGCGGCAAGTCGTTGCTGTCTACAATGCCCTTGACAAAGTTCAGGTAGCGCGGCAGCAAGTCGCGGAACTCGTCCGTGATGAAGACGCGGCGCACGTACAACTTAATGTTCGTGCTCGGGTTGGCTTTATCATCGGAGAAGGACGCCGGGTCGACGGTGCTGGGAATAAAAAGGATCGAGTCAAAGTCCACCTCGCCCTCCACCTTGAAGTGGCTGAAGTATAAGGGGTCGCGGTAGTCGCCGGAGAACGCCTTGTAGAATTTGATgtactcctcctctgtcacGTTACCGATCTGGCGGGTCCAGATTGGGCGGTTCTCGTTGATCAGCGTCCAGCGCTTCTCCATCCTAGGAaccttctcctccccattgttgtcctccaccaccacctcctcaaTGAACCCCACCTCGGCGCCCGGTTCTGACGTCCTTATCTCAGTCTTCGGcttcacctccacctcttcctgAACGTAGATTGGGAAGTTGATGAACTCGCTGTACTGGTGGATCGTCTTCTTGATCGTTTCAGCGGACAGGAACTCCTGATCCTCCGGCTTTAGTTCGATGGTGATCTCAGTTCCGCGGCCGAGCGTGTTGCCGCGCGGGTCGGGGTAAAGGAAGTACTCCCCGTCCCCCTTAGACTCCCAGACATACtgctcgtcgctgtcgtcacTCTTGGACGCGACGCGTACGCGGTTGCCGACGAGGAAGACAGAATAGAAGCCAACGCCAAACTGGCCAATCAGGTTGCTCTGGTCGCCACCGACAGCGCCGCTaccctcctgcagcttctcgaGAAAGTGCTTGGTGCCAGAGCTGCCGAGGGAGCCGAGATGTTGTGTGAGCTCCTCCTTCGTCATCCcgatgccgccgtcgcgcaggATGAGCTCATGGTTCTCATTGTCAAAAGAGATGCGGAGGTCCATTGTCGGGGTCTCGCCATCCTTCGTGAGTGGCTCCTTGGGAGAGGTGAGGTAAAGTACGCGAATCTTATCGAGTGCGTCGCTGCCATTCGATATCAGTTCGCGCAAAAAAACGGCGTGGTTGGTGTAAAGGGAGTTGACGAGGATGTCCAGCATCTTCGACACCTCGGCTTGAAAGGTGATGGGGCTGCCGCGGGCATCGCCAGCCGATACTGTGACGGaaccgagcagcagcagcgccacgagcACCACGCGGTGCACGTTCGAATTGGCCATACTTGACCCCTGTACCGACAAGGGGAGCCAAACTGTTAAATAGAGCGGCACGAAGGTGGGCAACGACAAAGAGAGTGACAGGAAAGGGTGCTGGGCTCTTTACCTAAACCTAAGGGCACCGCGTACTACTAAAGTGTCTGTGATGAGCTGGAGCGCTCCGTCCTTTTTACTTCGGCGAGTACTGTGACGTCTGCTGCGGGTGAGCGGTGACTggagagtgaagagaaggtcagctcacacacacgcacacgtctcTGCTatgaaggagggagagggggcctCGGAGAGTGCGTATGTGGGCGAGAGTAGTACAACAGAGTAGACAGACAAGAGCGAGTGACCCTGGTGTAGAAAAATACTAAACCCACACGAAGATAAAATCAGGGAGTGGAAGAGGGACCAAGACGGGAGGGAGTGTCTGAGCACTGCGTGcgtggaggaaaggggggagcaaaggaagctgctgcagatgtcACTACCGTTGACCTGGGCGTACCATTAACGataagagagaaaagggcgaagcagaggagagccGTTACGCGGGAGTTTTGTGAGGTGAGGTGACGTCATCATGgcaaaggcggcggcgcggtgatgggggggggggggggggcgatgcgTATCAAGAGTGGAGGCCAAAGtgaaacaaagagagagagaggggggtatACATGCGATTCAAGGGACATGAGGAAGAGAAATGAGGGACGAGGAGTGACAGCACACATCGGCCCGGCACTGCATTGGCGACGGGTAGAAGAGAAAAGTGCCTGTCCTCTCGCTGCGTGTGGCTCTGAGCTTGACCTAGAGGCAAACGGAAATGAAGCCTCCCCTACCTCGAACTTTGCAGCCAACATGCACGTGCGCGTAGGTTAGCCAGGCGGGTCCAGTCACGTGAGGCGGAGAGCATTCAAGTGCGCGCACTGCGCGCTATTGCTTTCAAACCAATTCCCTTCCCCGGCCGCCGTGATGCTCTGTTTTTGAAGGTGGCGTTCGTCTTGTACGTCACACACCTTGCGCGACAAGCTCGGCAAgtgggaagagaagaaagaccCTCTGCAATCACACACGTCAACAGATGCGACAGCCCGTGAGCCCCTTCACTGAATGGTGTGCCTCATTGCACCTTCACCTCCGTCCTCAACGCGAAAGACACGCACCACCGGGCCGACAGGCGGCACAGCTGCCCTGCCAGAGGCACTgcccgctgcggcggcagcatcacTGTCGCTGATGCCCTCGAGACTCTGCTGCGCGCGCTCGTAGCGCAACTGCATGCGACGATGACGGTCTTGCACGGCGAAGTAATGCGGCAGGAGGTACGCCATGCTCAGCCAGCCAAAGAAGCCGGCGCCGAAGACGCACAGCACCACCTGCAGTTTGCGTAACATTGACAAATTGCTCCTCAGGTCCCTCTGACGTTTTTCACGCTGGTACTTGTCAATTCCCCGGTTCATAATCTGCTGTGCTCGTGTCGAGCTCTTCACGTCGAACGTTCGGCTTGTATTCTCGCTCACAAACTGGCGCGTCTTACGTGCCTTGCTCTGACGCCTCTCCAGCTCATTCAATGGGATGCCCAGCTCCTTCTCAGGATTTCTTCGTCCAGCGCGGAACAACTCCTGGACCCTGCTGGTGGTACCTTGGGCCGACTTCACCGCATCGCCGGCGGATGAAGCCCTGAGGTCAGCCCCACTGTTGCTACGAGGCATCCTTAGGGcaggaggcgaaggaaaggagTGAAGATGCAAGCAGAGTAGAAATGGACGAGCCgtgaaacaagaaaaaaaacactgAGGACGTCAGTCCCAGGGGCTCGCGGCACCAAaatggaagagggggaagtgtATAGAAGAGGAAAGACTCCGCACGCTGCTATTCACACCCTAAAACACATGTGGGACTTGTTTCTTCTGCCACAGCTTTTCCTTGTTGCTGAAGCGTCTCCGTTCTGCTATCACAtctgtgcgcgcgcgcgtgtgggtgcacCGTGAGCCAAGGTGAGCAAAACAATAGCCACAAATGCGCAGAGTGGGTGGGTAATACGAAAGACGGAGACACAGAGATAACCGCGCACCAAAGAAAAGGCGGTAGGGAGCGTGGAGTCACTGTCGCGACagaaggaagaggcgaggcACCTCAAACACACTGTGAGAGAAATGAGCGTGtatctgcgtgtgtgtatgtgtgggtgggtgggtgggtgtgggtgtcgcaCATAAAGCAACGATCGCTGTCTTTTTCCCTGTCCGGCCAAGCCATCGGCACCACACCTCGGTGCAACGCGTAAGTGCCGAATCAGTaagagcagagagaagaaaaaagaagcacTCAgacatagagagagaaagcaagTCATACAGTCGAGGTGAagtctccctcccccccccactgcagcggcgaaAGAGCGTTCGTGACGGCTGTCAACGGTGCGTCATCACCACAAAACCCACTTATCAGTCTAGGTGATGAGTTTCACACCTCTATTGATGTACCTTGAAGTGGCCAACAACACCTATCCAtcaccaaaaaaaaaactcagAAGTACGAATAGGCGCACAACGAGCATGACTATGGTCCTTCGCGACCAAGTGCGCAGACCATCCCCATCATACTGTTTCCTTCCACAGCGATGTCTGTGCAGATGCGTGCGTTGCACAGACTGTCACGCAGCATTCAACTTTGTGGTAAGTAAAAcgaacagagaaagagaagagtggaAAAAGTGGTGGgtgtgaagagagagggggagtcgCACATAGAGGAGGGAACGAGGGTAGAACGGTGGCAAAAGGCTGAAAAATACgcatctccctctcaccgccgctgccgcaacaCGCACTACCCCTTTCCcggtctccctctccgtctacctctttcccctcctctctcttttctgtggTTATTATTTCTCAGGAGTCATACGCAGAGAGGTGCGCATGCATTCAAATGTTACACTTTCCCATCCCCTGTAGGTCGCCGACACCGTACGTCTCTGTACTTTCACTATGCGCGTACCAAAGCACGCGTGTAcgcccgcccccgcccctctccccttcgcaGCGCCTGTGGTCtgagacagagggaggggagcgagTTGTCAGTATCGGCGAGGATGCCCAAGCCCAAGCGAAAGGAACTCGACAGAGAAGagatgaaaagagagaagcgaagaagcgaaaaaaggggggcacaACGACCACagcgcggcacacacacacacacatcaaaCCAAAGACGACAACgtaaaggaaaagagggggcaGGCAGAGACTGGTGCTCTGAAGGAGAAGacgtggcggaggcgagagaaagagtgagaggCACACGAGCACATCTGCAAGCACGTCCGCCAGTGGCACAGCCTTTCCTTCTAAAAACGTGGGTGAGCAGCATTCCACAGGAtaggaggggtggggtgaaggagagggggtgtAGAAGCtcagggaaaaagagaaaacgtATTCAGAAGCTTAGAAGTAAAAAGACGTAATCTGCTGAAAGTTGTGCTCAACACGTCTTTGCTtccggccccccccccgccccaaTCACACCTAAACACCGACACACCAGCACGCAGAGACGCCCACTCCAAcaggcagggggggggggagaagcatAAacagacaagagagaggaaaagagggccCGGACATTAAAGAGAGACTGGCAGAGTAGACTAATTAGGTGGTggaagtggaggagagaatgACAAGGCAGGAAAAAGCCGCAGTAAAGGTGGAAAAAGGCAACACATGGGAAGTCAACATAGACGGACGCCACTTTTACCCGATCAAACCCCACTCCTATCCTTCAAAATTTTCTCCTTTTACCTTCTCACCCCTCCTTGATGGCAGGGGGCACCGCAGCGCGTGGCATAATGGCCCAGTACCCTCACtccaggggggggggtggggaggccaAGTAACCCCCCTATCccttgccaatgccgaaccgcTTCTCGTGGTGGCGGGTCCCGGCGCCCGCGACGTATCTAGGCcagagcggcgcgccgctgctgatgtcggcggtcggGTCGTGGAtggtgctgcgtcggcgcggcctGCAACAGTGAACATGActgtgccacccatgtgatgggcagagtgtcagcgtggctcgcACGCATCCCACCCCGGgcctcgccgcctgctggtgtggggaacCTGCGAAGCGGGGAGTGGGCAGAGTTTGGGGCGGAGGCCGTGCGCCGGCACAGTCGCCGGAGCACTGCCGTGGCGCGTGCCgggcgctgctttgcaccacaAGGTGGGCGGGTGGCAGGCCAGGGTGGTGTGGGGTTGGGCTCCTGCTCTGTATGGCAGAGATTGAAGACGTTGAAATAGGAAAGCAAAACTCCACTCCCTCGCCCCTTCTCCCAAGGCTGGAACAGACACGCATGTGCAACACGAGTCGATACGCAAGTCAGAAAAAGGAGGCGTGGAAGGCGGATAGCGATAGTCCCTATCGCAAAGGTACGAATGCTGTACGGGTGATGGACGCcgcgcagtggcggtggcgagacCTCTTCATGGTAGGTGAGAAGTGAGAGGCACGACCGACGCACGGCGACAGTCCCTccatctcccctcccctccccgacGTGcgatgcgcacacgcaagggaaaaaagtgAGGGAGACTCGCTGTGTACCATCTTCTCTTAGAGCGATGGAGACACATGAAAGGCGGAAAGGGTATGGATCTAATCAAGAGATCAGAGGTAGatcgcctgcagctggcgggtgtgcgtgtagcgACACACAACGCAACAGCACAGGCACCCGGGCCCCTAGCACAGTTGATACACGCTTTTCGTCACTCACGCGTGTGTaacgggtgggtgggagcacgagaggagaagagaagcgggaggagggagcgagcTGAGCACGAGAACGAATCTTCTTCAGAAGTTAGTTcaccctgcctctctcctcagaATTTGTACATGTCATCCTCGGCCACCGGCTGCGACGTCATGGTCTGACGCACAATCTGCTGCATAATCTTCGTCGCCACAGCCGTGTTCGGCGTCAGCTGGGCCGCCGTCAAAGGACGTCCGGTGATGGGGCAGACGGAGCCGTTCTGCCCTAGCCAGCTCATGATAACCTCCTTTTCATATGTCTGCCCATACGGCGAGGAGACAGGGTTCTTCATCACGGCGCCAGTCAGCGAGCACAGGAGGTCGGCGTCCATGCCCTCGACGCTGTCCTGCTTCGCACTTGGACTCATTTTATGCCGGATTGGTACAGCGGCCTTGTCGATGGAGAtcttgttcttcttctctggcCTCAGCGCCGGCATCTCGCCCAACAGGCGCGCGCCACCAGCCGGAGCAGCCTGTGCGACCACcggcgcctgctgcgcgGTCAGCTGTGTGATCATGGAAAGGAAGCAATTGTCGATGCACTGATACGTGGTCGAATCCTGCGCAATAAGGGTGTCGGGTGTGATACGACGGAACTGCCGATACCACGCCTCCGTGAAAGGCAGTCCGCAGCCGCCCACCTCCTTCTTCAGGAAGGCCTCAACGGTCgctcgcagcgcagcgctcgATAATTCGGGCATCAGCCCGTCCATCGGGTAGCTGGGCGCCTCGCCCATGGCGTCGACGTTGCACATGAAGTGGAGGAGGTTGATGTACATGACCATCACCTGCCCCGACACGCGTGCATCCGTCACGATGGGGCGGATCGAGAGCTGGAAGAGGTCGTGGAAGAAGGTGCAGAAGATGCGCACCTCCTGGCTCGCTTCCTCCATGTGGTACGTTGCAAAGGCAccgaagaggaaagagaggttGAGGGAGTGCAACACCGGGCTAGAGACGCACGGCGCCGGGGCGGTCATCGCCTCATGCAGCTTTGCAGCCAGCGCCTGCACATGCATCATCACCGTCCCGTCGAGGAAGGTCGTCGAGAGAAGGATGTGCTGACGCCACTGTGTCGCCTCCTTCGAGGAGAATTTGAAGATGTTCATGATGGTCCACATCGTGTTGTTCACGGCACTCTGGACCAACGGCGGCACCGTCTCCGAGCTTGCGATGGCTTCGCCGAGCACATCGCTCACCACCTGGATCGCCTGCAGACGCAGCATCAGGTTCAGCATGAAGTCCACCTTCTCCGTGAATttggcgcagctgtgctccTCGATCTTCTCGCCCACCCCAAAGAAAGCCTGCGGCTGGGTGAAGCCGAGCAGGCCGCTAATGCAGTTGCACCGCAGCTCGAACTCGTACGGCGGTTCCTTCAGTAAGatggccagcagcagctgaattGCAAACTGCGTGTTGTGCTCCGCAAACTCGTGTACAGCTTCCGCCTTCAGCTTGTAGTCCATCACGCGCATCAGTAGCACTAGTACGTGCTCCGACATGCGGCCTAGCTCCGAGTCAAACGGCATTGTGCCTTCGTCCTTGACGGATTTCTCGAAGATGCTTGTCATCCCCTCCAAGCAATCGAACACAACCGACCGCACCGGCTTGTAAAGGGAGAAGTTGTTCAGGAGCAGGCAGAACTTCGTCTtacggcgcagcggcacggccTGCACATCAGCATTGTTCAGGTACTGCGCCACGACGGTGCGAGAgacgcggcgcaccgcctcactgacggcagcagcatcgccactGTAGTAGCCCTGTGCATTCGAGATGTCGCTCATTTGAATCCATTGGTCCAGCCTTGCATCGTCGATCACGGCGCCGCTCTGGATGTATGCATCCAGCTGACCAACACTCGCCATGCTTTAGATGAGTaagtggaggggagggggggggaatagtggaggagaacgaggcggagggagaTGGTCGTCTGCGCAGAAGGAAGACAGGTAAAGAAAAAGGGCAAGGAGGGAAATAAAAGAAGGCAGCTctgcacacccacaggcCCGGGTGGCACCGCAGGGTCGAGACGCCAAAATGGCTGGACAACAAAGGCAGCCCCTTTccctgttgttgttgtgtgccGCCTGCGTAGGCAGCtgaggtgtgtgcgggtATCAGAGCCCACAAGCGTGGACGTGCTGTCTATGACAGTGACCACTGtccctccagctccgccgtTGTCTCTGGTGATCGCTATGGGGgcacagaagagaggaaaaccGACCCACGCAAcctggcgcacacgcactgagagagcgaaagcgagcgaggagTGGGGTAGAAAAAAATCAGAGGTCTATGTatggcgagaggaggagagcagttGCGCgtgaagaagggagggaggaaacgATGAAGAGACGGGAACGGACTGAGCGTGTCCATGGGTCCACGCGTACagtgcgtttgtgtgttgGCGTGCAGAGCGGATCAACATCAGTGACGTCACCGAGCGCAAAACAAAAGTAagcggaaaggggggaggtgcaaTGAGCACACACGAGGAGAAAAGTGAAACACCGAAGGAGAGAAGTACGAGTGTGAGTGCGAGGTCTGAATACAGAGAAGGGGAATggtcatttttttttctgtccaCTTCACATGCGGCATGTGCTGAGAACTGATTgccactcctctctcgttcttgtCTCCCTTTCGGCGCGTGGACTCAGCGTCATGACGGAGCTGTCGTCACGGGGGTTGAGATGaggaagcaagagagggaagtaGGGGGGTGCAGGGTGCACCAGTCTATGTCGGTATGTGTTTGAGCCCGTATGTGCCACTTTCTTGTGCACGCGCgacgccacacacacacacacgcacacatgcatacaAACATGCGTGTACACACACGACCCCGACCCCCTTACTCGCCTGACTTGcgcccacccccgccacaTGTctgtatttttttttcccttgttgctcaactctctctctctctctcgcccttgTGTGACTGTCGATGGCGCGCATAAAGGTGTCGCGTGGAAAACAAACAGCACAGAAAAGACCGAAGAAGGGGGCGTGGGCGCACCGcgcgtcctcgtcctctcaTGCTCGTCGACTGCAAAGAAAGGGAAGTGGCACTCCACTGACTCTGCGATCCGTCGCTCTCTTACGCGTTCCTCTCCGccgacacagagagacagacatgAATGTGCACGCCCTACACCCTCGCACCTTCATCACCCTTCTCCTACCCGATGTGACGCACGAAGAGATCAGAAAGGTGTGGCAGATCTGCGTCAGTATCACGTCCATTCTTTGCCactcgctcccccctccctccatgTAGGTGCGCTTACAGGAGCAAAGTTGGTGTGCAgagccggcagcagcaccagcagcagcggcggcggcgtttcAGCCGACTAAAAGCACGGCGGTATCGAGGTGGGGGTTgccggcgaagaaggcgggaAGCCCGATGAAGGCTGTGACGAAGAGGGTTGTGAGACCCTGCCGTTGTTTGATGCATTGAAGGTGGAGGTCTGCCCTAGTACCGCCGCTGGCACGATGGAACCTGTAGCGCCAAAGTAGGTTGTGCCAGTGGGGTATCTCGATGCTTCGTCCATCATTCCCAAAATGTAGGCACGGAACGTGTCATTGCCGCTCAAGAGGGCTCACATGCGCATCGGAAAACcgctcgaggaggcggagtgCGTCGCCGTGATGTCGCTCGTGGCGggaggtgtgctgctgttggacCTACCCCTGGTGATTAGGCAAGGGAACTCACGCGCCCGACATGAGACGGCGCAGGACAGTAACAGGGACAGACACACCGTCCTTGCCTGCCTCCGTCTCCCTATCGTCCTccgtggctgctgttgctgcagcagccgctgctgcttgatCGGAGTGCGACCACTCATATGGTGGCGACTCATTGGTGAGACTCGTGGTAGCACTTCTGTGTGGGGCCTCCGTATCCctttccgcctcctcctcccacccgTCGTTTCGGTGGACGGACATCATCCTTATGGTCGCCGAGGCCACGCCAGAGAGCGTGTGCCGCCACCAGGTCACCCAGGGCGCGACTGCGAACatgcggccgccgctgctctgcctctGCTTGTTCGcagcagcctcctcctcggcctcctTGCACTGCCGCTCTCGACTGcggtggagagaggtgcggcgACTGCTGAAGGCCGACGCAAAGAGCGGCAGGCAGGccgtcagcgctgcagcagtggaggcggaggaggaggcgtcgGATCCTGCCAGCGGCCCTTCCCACCACCGACGCACTGATCTCAACGCAAACATCCGCCAAGTCTTTTCCACTGCATCCCCACCGCCCTCCGGCCGCTCTGCATCTGCCACGCGCTGAAGCCCAGGGATGACACTGCCGTTGCTGGTGTAGTACTGCCGGCAGTACGGTAGCACGCGCATGGGGTGCCCTGCTGGCGCGGCTGCAGAAAAGGACAAGGGGTCTCTGAGATCACTGGGCAGCACGGCGTCTATCATCTCAGCCGCCGCAGACGCGATGGTTGCTGAAGTGCCGCTAACAGTACTTGGCAGACCGACCTTGGCGAGAGCGACAGGCGTAGTACCACCCTTGAGAAGGCTGGACTCGTGCACCACCAAGACCAAGTTCGCGTGCCGTGATAGGAAGCTGTCATATAGCCTCTGGATGAACTGTGGGGTGACGGGGACGCCGTCGTGCACGTACAGCAGGAATGTGATTCGACGCCGTGTTAGGTTTGCTTGTGTGCAGGTGTGGAGTACAAGCTTGTGCTCTGTGTACTGGCGGCCAAGCGTGAAGGTGCGAATGACCATGCGCGGCAGGAACCATGTGTTGTCGTTGGACACACGCCGAATGCGCTCCGCGATGCGACTCTCCACGTACTCCATCGGCAGCGGTCGCTCGATGtcgagaaaaaaggggaacgGAGTATGCAGCGACAGCtcacgcagcaccgctgttgccgcgGCATACTCCTCAGAGATTCGGTCTTCAGCTGGTGCGGTGCGGTCACTGCCGATCGGGATGACAGTCATCGGCCGCCGTTGGTCATCGTAGCCGAGGATCAAGTAGGAGGCCGAGGAGAGAAAtgcgtcggtgctgctgagtcCATGCTCTTCACGGCGCCGATCGGCTATCTCAGCTTGCTCAAAGTAGTCTGATGCCAAGTCAGCCACCGCTTGCGTGGTCCACGTGTCCTTGTCCTCGGCGGTCTGCGGGGCGCAAATCTCTTCCCATGGCGTAAACATGCGAAAGAGCGAGTTCGCGACAATCTGCGACTCAAAGTCGATGCCGACCACGTTGAGCATAATGATGCTCGCGAGGAACAGCC
This Leishmania panamensis strain MHOM/PA/94/PSC-1 chromosome 29 sequence DNA region includes the following protein-coding sequences:
- the LPG3 gene encoding lipophosphoglycan biosynthetic protein, putative (TriTrypDB/GeneDB-style sysID: LpmP.29.0750), translating into MANSNVHRVVLVALLLLGSVTVSAGDARGSPITFQAEVSKMLDILVNSLYTNHAVFLRELISNGSDALDKIRVLYLTSPKEPLTKDGETPTMDLRISFDNENHELILRDGGIGMTKEELTQHLGSLGSSGTKHFLEKLQEGSGAVGGDQSNLIGQFGVGFYSVFLVGNRVRVASKSDDSDEQYVWESKGDGEYFLYPDPRGNTLGRGTEITIELKPEDQEFLSAETIKKTIHQYSEFINFPIYVQEEVEVKPKTEIRTSEPGAEVGFIEEVVVEDNNGEEKVPRMEKRWTLINENRPIWTRQIGNVTEEEYIKFYKAFSGDYRDPLYFSHFKVEGEVDFDSILFIPSTVDPASFSDDKANPSTNIKLYVRRVFITDEFRDLLPRYLNFVKGIVDSNDLPLNVSREVLQESRILRVIKKKLVRKALNMFANIAAQDVEIANKDHAEDPAPSGHTHLKKPTYAKFWDLFGKHLRLGAITDSNNRNRLMKLFRYKSSASETEYISLQTYVDRMKKGQKGIYYLSGDSVDRIKKSPMLEDALNHGFEVIFMTDPIDEYAVSHLTDFAGNKLINLAKEGVAFEESDSRQRVVDKKRREKYNSLFTHLRGIFGYSEVRKVILTRRMTNEAFIVSSGDNQITARLASIMRGQSMSLADQKVTAERVLEVNYRHPLVDEMFRRFTVNEDDEVATDIAWVLYDTANLQAEFPVADVAAYAKRINRLLRSSVDLNADDSLLPPDDDEYTVFDTETEEEKPTSDAEYTVSDTATEEEKPTDATDASETTGADRDGDL
- a CDS encoding hypothetical protein (TriTrypDB/GeneDB-style sysID: LpmP.29.0760); its protein translation is MPRSNSGADLRASSAGDAVKSAQGTTSRVQELFRAGRRNPEKELGIPLNELERRQSKARKTRQFVSENTSRTFDVKSSTRAQQIMNRGIDKYQREKRQRDLRSNLSMLRKLQVVLCVFGAGFFGWLSMAYLLPHYFAVQDRHRRMQLRYERAQQSLEGISDSDAAAAAGSASGRAAVPPVGPVVRVFRVEDGGEGAMRHTIQ
- a CDS encoding U-box domain protein, putative (TriTrypDB/GeneDB-style sysID: LpmP.29.0770) → MASVGQLDAYIQSGAVIDDARLDQWIQMSDISNAQGYYSGDAAAVSEAVRRVSRTVVAQYLNNADVQAVPLRRKTKFCLLLNNFSLYKPVRSVVFDCLEGMTSIFEKSVKDEGTMPFDSELGRMSEHVLVLLMRVMDYKLKAEAVHEFAEHNTQFAIQLLLAILLKEPPYEFELRCNCISGLLGFTQPQAFFGVGEKIEEHSCAKFTEKVDFMLNLMLRLQAIQVVSDVLGEAIASSETVPPLVQSAVNNTMWTIMNIFKFSSKEATQWRQHILLSTTFLDGTVMMHVQALAAKLHEAMTAPAPCVSSPVLHSLNLSFLFGAFATYHMEEASQEVRIFCTFFHDLFQLSIRPIVTDARVSGQVMVMYINLLHFMCNVDAMGEAPSYPMDGLMPELSSAALRATVEAFLKKEVGGCGLPFTEAWYRQFRRITPDTLIAQDSTTYQCIDNCFLSMITQLTAQQAPVVAQAAPAGGARLLGEMPALRPEKKNKISIDKAAVPIRHKMSPSAKQDSVEGMDADLLCSLTGAVMKNPVSSPYGQTYEKEVIMSWLGQNGSVCPITGRPLTAAQLTPNTAVATKIMQQIVRQTMTSQPVAEDDMYKF